Below is a window of Jonesiaceae bacterium BS-20 DNA.
GCTTTGGCGTCCGCGCCCACAGAAAAACACACACGCCAAATACGATCGCCCACAGCGTCTTAGGGCTCCCGAGTCCCTCACCGCCGTCGGTCAGGAATAGAAAGAAGCTCACGGCAGTGATGATCAATAGGATTGTGCGCCAAGGCATCGTTGCCCCTCACCGTCATATGAATTCTGTCTCTTCCACTATGGCACAGGTGACAACCCCACGGGCTTGTTAGAATCAACGAGTGACTTCCGGATCCGCTTATGCAAACGCGCTTGGTGCGCAGTTCGAGAATTTGCACCCGGCACTGCAACGCTACTTCGCACCGCTTCCGCTTGGCCATGTAGGAATAGGTCACGGCACCTTCACCAGCGTTGGCACTCCAAAGAAATGGCTATGGCCAGCCATCTACCTACTGCAACGCCGCAGCATCATTTGGGCCGGATGGCAGCAGGACGTTCCATTCCGCATCCTTAACCGCCAGGTTGGCACTTCCCGTACGGGCCAGCGCGAGTTCCTACTTCCAGATGGCAGTTGGACTATGCACGATGCCGTTTCAAGTGGCCCCGACACTTCCGTGATCGACATCCTAGGCAGGCCCGCTCTCCTTGCGGCACGGTTTTCGGTGTCAACTCAAGATGGGGGCTTGCGTATGACCAGCACACATGTGGGGTTGCAGCTCGGTCACCGAACGTTCACCCTGCCCAGCTGGATGTCCCCAACAGTCAGCCTCACCGAGGAATTTGACGAACCCCTCGAACTCCAACGCGTCAGCGTCGTGATCACCGCACCGCTCATCGGGCGAATCTATGAGTATGGCGGAACCTTTACCTACCAAATTCAGCAGGAATCAAACTGACCTCGGCCAGTTGTTCCGCCGGCCCGTCGATTGGCACCAAAATTTTGGTGATTTTGGTGTCAATCGACGGCCCCCTCAGGCGCCCGCCCCTCTCACCGACTCTCCCCCTAAGGAATCTGAGGCCAGTTCTTGGGCGGTCGGCTAGTCGGGCCCTTAATCAACCATCTTTAGGTTTACGTAGGCCACCTCGGCGAGGATCAGTACTACGGCAATCGTGATCACGGTCTGCACATCTGCAAAAGCGAACACTCCACTCACCAGCAGACCAAACCCCAACACGGCGAACGTAACTCCCACTAAGTTGGCGAGCTTGTTTTGATCTGTAACAAGTTTGTGGTTGTAGCCCGCCAAGAGCCACACCATTTTCTTCACACCTACGAGGAACCCAAAGATCACGAACGCTAAACCCGCATATATCAACGTCATTTCCATTTTTGTCTCTCCTAAAATCGCTTTACAACCATTGGCACAACATAGAACGGCACAAATAAGCTGACTAGTAGATATCCGATGATCAACTGGACGTTTAGCTCAACTTCCACCGAACTCTGGCTGGCCAGCAAGAGCCCAAGCACTAGAACAGCATTCATGACGAACAGAGTCCGAACAGACCACGCCTGGATATTGGCATTTACTCGCTCGTCATACTCAATGGCAAGCGACGCGGTCTTGACCCGCCAAAGTTTGCTAGTCGCCACGAGCACTCCTAGTAGGCCACATAGCACCCACTTCAGTACTGAGTCTTCGAGGATGAAGACGGCTAGTAAGAGGAACAAAAGCGGCACATACGAAAGTAACTTATTCATCTTCTCCAGCAATCCAGAACAGTTTTTCAATGGATACTTCAAGTACAGCCGCGATTTGAAGACATACTTTGATTGTGGGGTTAAATTTCTGAGCCTCGATCAAGTTCATTGTCTGGCGCGTCACGCCAACCGCTTGGGCTAGGGCCGTTTGCGTCATGTCCCCGCGCCTCGCGCGCTCAATCTTGACTGCGTTTAATACGCGCAACTCTTTCATCCCCCTCCTCTCCAGCCTGTGACGAACTACCCGATCCTTCGCCACCATGTGTCATCTATAGTTTACATAAGTCGTTTATAAATGACAACCAATGAAGCTGTCATGCGTTACGAGGGTCCCTGCGAAGCAACGAGCAGAAAAAGGCCCCAGCCCCTCCATTGAGGAGGGACTGGGGCCAGTGATCGCGCATAGTTGCGGTGACGCTCAAACTATTAGCGCTGGTCAGCGTTGCTATGCGGCGCCTTGCGACCAATGCCCCGCCACTGCAGCTTGCCTCCCTATCGCTATACGCATCGAAGGCCTCGGCGGGTTCCAGCACCGTCACGGCGTGTGGGGCGGTTTGACCACCACAGAATGGGCGGCCTTGTCGAAATCATGGAGGTTCAACTGATGATCCACCTCAGCAGTCTCGCCCTGATCATCTACACCAACATCGGCCACGACGTCGCCCTCGAGGATACCAACCGCATCGGGCAAGAGTTTGTCGACACCGGCTGGCAACCACCAATCAATGCAGCTCAGACCAGTTCCCGAAACCCGTAGGAGGTCAACACTAGCGCCTACGCGGACTTCGGACGGGGCCCAATCACCTGGGCCTGCGGGCGCAAGCACCACTGCGGCCGCACTGTCGAACCCATTTCCTAAACTAGTACTTGAAATCGAAGGAGACCCACCGGCCCATGATCCCCATCGAAACCCTGTACGACCACGCTAGGACAATGCAAGCGCTCCACCGATGCCTCAGCGCCGCCGTTACCGACCTCGGTGACGGCGGCGCTGTCGACCTCAACACCCCAATGCAAACGAAGTTCGTCTACGTCATCCCTTGGAATGGTCCAACAGCTGATTCGAAGCACTCCATCCACGCCGACGCCCGGCACTACGAGACGGCGTTGATCGTCACGCTTTTTGGGCGAGCGAAGTTTCGCGGCCTCTCGGATGACAACATGCTGCGGGCCAACGGTCGCCTCCTGTTCGACGAAGCGCTCCCAGGAGAACAACCGTGGACCGAAGTGCCCGGCGACCTCCGCTGCCCACACTGCAACAACCGCCTCGAACTCCAACCAGGATGGCAACATCACCCCGAACAAACTGACGTATGTTGCCGGCGATGCAAAGACGAGTCCGGGCAAATACTCAGGTAAGCACCAACCAAGCGGCTCCTCGTGTTGCAACAAGACGAAGCAGGATAGTGCGGGAATAAATCAAAGCCTGCACTTGTTCAGAACTTCACTGCAGTTGATTCGGCATGGCCATGGTGGACTGAGTTCAATCCTCATTTCGACAGTGCTGGCATTCGTAATTGAGAACGCAATCCGACTAATACTTAAAGGTTGGAAAGCAATTACTAATTCGAATACAGGAAAGTGGGTGGTGCGCATGACAAAAGATCTATTCATCGCTCTAACTGCTGGCACAATCGTAGGCTGGTGCACCACCATGGCGATGCCGAGTTCACTGCCTTCTATGGTCCGTAACTTGGCGTCCAGTTAACCCAGCAGAACCAGCGACTTCCGCACCCCCAACAAGACGTTAGGGCAGGACGGTTGGGCTGCGGGAATACACCTAGATATCATTAGCGCCAGCTTTCACCAATGGCAAGAACGCTGCCACAAGACCAATGTTTTGGAAGTACAGATCTTTTTTCTTGACAAGTAACTGCTTGGCGACAAGATCTCTCAAGTCTCTCGTGAGAGTCTTGTCAGTCAAAGATGCATAACGCCTCCGAACATCTGTACTCACATCTGGAATTTCGCTTCTGCGCAAACCTTCGCGACCAAAATCGAGCATTAGTCGCAATTGCCGCATGTTTGTTGTGCTATTGCCGCCAAGGACCTGGTGCAGATAATTAACCCAGGTGACTCCATATTGATGTTCACGAATCAATTGAATTTGATGCCTCAGTTCATCCGTCAACCCTTCCAGCGCGTACTCAATAAAGTACTTAATAGGGAAGCCTTCTTCACGACTGATACGGTCAAGTACCGTGAGGTATTTATCCCTCGTTGTGTTGTAGAAGTTGGATAACAAATGCGCCGCCGCTGATGGCGCTCCAGCGTCAATCATCAGCTGAAACTCAATAATTCTTGCAGTTCGACCATTGCCATCACCAAATGGGTGGATCCAGGCGAGATACACATGCGCGTAGATCGCCTTCAACACGGCAAAGGAAAAAGCCACTTCTGGACGTTGATCCGCACTCACAAATCCCGTATTGATCCAATCAACCAACTTAGCAAGAAGGTATTCAGACTCCTCTGCTGGGGCACCACGATAGTGGGAAATTCCTACAGAAACGTTGTGCGATCGGACCTCCCCAGGCACCACTTCTTCCTTCAGTGGCTGCCCTTCAAGAAGTAACTTATTGAACTCCTTGACACGCGCAACCGACAGCGGCTCTAATTCCCCAAGAGCGGCTTGCTGCATCATTTGGTTACAAATATTAACAATATTGTCAATCTCCACCCCCTGATACTCTCGCGACTGCCCTAACTGGAGATCGCCTTCAATTCGTTGTCGGACTTCATCTTCGGACAACGTGTTTCCTTCGATACTGGCCGTGCCATGGACACTCTTCGTCAAAGTGACTTGGTGCATTTCAGCTGCAATCTCAGGCGAGAGGGGCGCGCCCGCAATATGCGAACACTTTGATGTCACTTCCCCTAAAAGCATCCAAGACCGAGAGGTAAGGTGGCGTTCCAGGTCAACCTGAAAGGTGAGCCAAGGGTGCGTCTCAAGATATTTGTGAGTTGACATTTGACAATAGTGTCTCTATTCACAAGAAAAGTCAAATGTAATGTCTTTGAAAATGTCCAAATGTGCCCAAGGCAAAAACTTTTTGAACTGCTGATATGTAAAAAACTCTCCAAACTAATGACAATAATTGTCCCTTGAACAGACGTCTATCTGCATATGCAATGCCCCACTCTAGTTCAGGGTGAACCTGCAAGTCAGGACACTACTTGCATCAGTTATCCACAGGCCCTACAGCAGGAACTCCGAAGGCCAAGTTGCCCCGGGGTTTCTTCATGCTCAAAACCACAAGCAGCCAGGAGCCCAGTGGTTTAAGTCCCCCGTGTCGGCAGGTGAACCATGACCACCAACTCGAAGTGGGAACCAACCCACGACCTCCAACTCATCACCCTGCACAAACAAGAACTGTCCGTGCGCGGCATCGCCGAACAAATGGGCTTCTCGCGCACGACGGTTAGCCGGCACGGCAAACGCCTCGGCCTCGTCTTCGACCAGCGGCAAAGGCCGGCCAGCAGCACTCGTCCCGAAACTCCCAGATGACTTCACCGTGGATTTGCTCGCGCATGGTCTTGGTGGGGACTACCGCGGGTACTGCAACCCGTATTCTGAAACCGGCGAGCCAGGGCAATGGTCCTGGCACACGCTGAGGAGCCACAACCTGAAACAATTTACAAAGCGGCCGCACGCCGCGCCTATCGCACCCTCGCTCTAGGCCTCGGCGGATCCAAATTCATCACCGCACTCACCACAATCCTCACGGATCCACAGACCGCAAGGTTCGCAATCTATGCGGCCTTGGGAACCACACTCGCTACCTTTTTCGGTTCACTCTGACAAGGCGTCGCCGCCGGCCATCCTGAAGCGCCCAAGGTGGTTGAGGCCGGGCTGGATCAGGCCCAGGGCATTGAGTCCGAGTAATTAAGCCCCTGAAACCAATGCCGAGTTCCGTACATGTAACTGGCCCCAGGCTCTCCGTTGTGGAGGGTCTGGGGCCAGTTTTTCATGCGTCACTGGTGCGTCAGCAACTTGAGAAAACTCAAATATGCGGCAGGTATGCGTCAGAATTTGTAATTCTCTTGCAACTCAGGCGATACCCTGCAACCATCATGACCTTTGCATCACCGCAGGTCAGCGCCGCAATGCGGCACCTTGCGACCTAGCGCGTCAGTAGTGCCACGCACTCTACGTGGTGGGTCATCGGGAAGAGGTCAAAGGCCTTGATCTCTTCAACCTTGTAGCCGTGGCCCTGGAAGTAACCAATGTCGCGGGCTAGTGCGGCCGGGTCGCAGGCTACGTAGATGACCTTTGCAGGATCGAGGTCGACGATCTGGTTAACGGTCTTCTCGCCGGCTCCGGCCCGTGGTGGGTCGAGCACAACGATGTCAGCACCGGCCATTGCGCCGTGGTCGTTGTCAGCCAAGATCTTGTCTACCTGACCCTGGTGAACTTCGGCCTGCTCGTAGTTGTGCAGGTTACGGCGGGCATCCTTGCAGGCCCGCTCGTCACCCTCGATTGAGATGACGCGGCCTACTACGCCGACCGCGTCAGCTAGTGGCACGGAGAACAGTCCGGCGCCGGAGAAGAGGTCGACCACGGTTGCGTCGGTCAAGTCAAAGTCGCCGGACTTGGCAAAGTCCAGCACGGTTTGGGCAAGCAGGGTTGGAGCTTCACGGTGTACTTGCCAGAATCCTGCAGCGGCAACACGGTACTCGTATTCCTTGCCATCGACGGTCACTGTCTCGGTGACGTTGCGGCGCGCGTTTGGACGCGGGTCAACAAACCCCTTGCGCTGCGGTTCACCATCTTGCAGGACTAGGCCCGGGGTGCCGTTGGCTGGTGCAACTACCTCAATGCTGACACCCGGCGTCCACCGACCGGTGAATACCTTTTCATGTTCAGCTAGTTCTTGGGCCGCGGGGCTAGCCAGTGGCATTTCATGCAGTGGGAAGATTTCATGGGAGCGGAATCCGCGCATGCCCATGCGTCCTTGGTCGTCTGCAATCACGTCAAAGCGTGTGCGCCAGCCAAGTCCGCCGTTTTCTTCATCACCGGGGGCTGCTTCTACAACAATATCTAGGTCCAGCTTGGCTAGGTGTGCCAGCTGTTCCTTGATCACTTGGGCTTTCCAGTCGCGCTGACCGGCTAGGGAAACGTGACTGAGCTCTGCCCCACCTACGCCGCCTGGGCCCGCCTTCTTCCAAGCGGACGGCACACGCTCTGGTGAGCGCTCTAGAATCTCAACAGCGTCCCCGCGCCAAAAGCGAGCCTTGCGTGAGGCATCGGTAATTTTGACAACAACCTTCTCCCCCGGCAAAGCGTGGCGCACAAAGATAACCCGGCCATCGAGGCGTGCTACGCAGTGGCCGCCGTGCGCGACGGGGCCAACGGTAACCTCAAGGAGGTCACCCGGGGTGGCGGTTAAAGGGCTTTGGTTTTCAGGAGCAGAAGTAGACACCTGCTAAGTATCGCAGTTTCTTTGCGGCAACAGCACCTTGATAGCGTGTGCCCCTGCACACGTGGCCTATTCTGCCTCGCGGTCTACCGGATTAAGGGTGTGCACGGCATCCTCTGTGAGACCCGGCTGAGATTGCTGAGCAAAGTGCGTGGTCTCCAAGCCAACCTGCTCAGCAGAGTTCAGTTGCCACGGAACCGAAGACACAACTACCCCGGGGGTGAACAACAACCGGGACTTCAGGCGCATCGCGCTTTGATTGTGCAAGAGCTGCTCCCACCAGTGTCCAACCACGTACTCCGGAATGTAAACCACCACGAGATCACGCGGGCTCTGGCGCCGTATTGACCGTACATAGCTCAGAATTGGACGGGTGATTTCTCGGAATGGTGAGCCAAGTATCCGCAGGGGTACCGGAAGCTTGAGCGCCTCCCACTGTGCTTGCAAGGATTCAATCTCATCTGGATCCACGGCCACGGTAATGGCCTCAAGCGTGTTGGGGCGGGTAGCCCGAGCGTAGGAAATAGCCCGCATGGTGGGCTTATGGATCCGTGACACGAGTACAATTGCGTGCACACGGGACGGCAATGATCGCACCGAGGTGATGTCATCCGGAAGCGCGAGTTCCTCGGAAACCGTGTCATAGTGACGCCGGATCATACCCATGACAAGGAAGAGGACCGCCATAGCCAAGATGGCAATCCAAGCTCCGTGTAGGAACTTGGTTACCAGAACCACCACGAGCACCACCGCGGTCATGACAAACCCGGCCGCATTGATGGCCCGCGAGCGGTGAATCTTTGCCCGGGCCTTGGGCTTCGCTTCGGTTCGCAGGGCCGCATTCCAGTGCTTAATCATGCCCAGTTGCGAGAGCGTGAACGACACAAAGACACCGACAATGTACAACTGAATGAGGCGCGTTACCTGGGCGTCAAAAATCCAAATAAGGAAAATTGCTGCCGCGGCCAGAGCCAAAATACCGTTGGAAAACGCCAGCCGGTCCCCTCGGTTGTGCAGTTGACGGGGCATATACCCGTCCTTTGCCAGCACCGAGGTCAGCACGGGAAATCCGTTGAACGCGGTGTTTGCCGCGAACGTCAGGATGAGGCCGGTGATGATCGCGATCAAGTAAAAGAAAATAGGGGTTGTGGCAAATACGGTCTCAGCGATTTGGGCGATCACGGGGTGCTGCTCATAGCCGTCTGGAATTGGGCCGCCATTGAGCGTCATCTGGGTGGCGGGGTTCTCGGCGTATTTGACCCCGGTCAGTACAGCGAGGGTCAGGATCGAGGCCATGGACGCCATGGAGATGAGTCCCATGAGCAGCAGCGTGGTGGCCGCATTCTTAGACTTGGGTTTCCTAAAGAGAGGCACACCATTGGAGATCGCCTCCACCCCGGTCAGGGCAACTGCTCCCGAGGCGAACGCGCGGGCCACCAGAAAAGCGCCACCCAGACCCACGAGCCCCTGGTTGAACGCCTCATCCGGGGTGAGATCAAACCCGGCGCTTTGGGCCTTGCCCAGCGAAGAGGTGAAGAACTGGAACATGCCTGCGACCGCGAGTGTACCTATCGCGCCCATGAACAGGTAGGCGGGAAGCGCGAAGATGCGACCGGACTCCCGTACACCGCGAAGGTTCATGAGAGCCAGAAAAGCCACCAGACCGATGGCCAAGATAGCTTCGCGCCCCTTGATCCACGGCAGAACCGAGCCCGCATATTGGGCCCCCGAGGAAATGGATACCGCGACCGTGAGCACATAGTCCACCATGAGCGCGGAGGCCACACCGATTCCAGCCCGCGGGCCAAGGTTTTTGGAAACAACCTCGTAGTTCCCCCCACCGCTCGGGTAAGCGTGAACGTTTTGGCGGTAAGAGGCGACAACGGTCAACAGCACAACCATGACCGCGATGCCTACCCACGGAGACAGTGCGGTGGCCGCAACACCGGCAAGAGCCAGCGTCAAAATGATTTCATCGGGCGCGTAGGCGACCGATGAAAGCGCATCCGAGGCAAAGACAGGCAGGGCTGTGCGCTTGGGCAGCAAAGTGTGCCCAAGTTGCTCGCTGCTGACGGGACGTCCAAGCAGGAGCCGTTTGACGGAATCAGAAATATCGGCCACGTTGAGTAATGCTATGCCCAAATGGCGCTTTGTGTTACCTCAATGGCAATTTCAGGTGTAGCGTTTTGAAGTGTGCACTTCGTAATCATGGGATGCGGGCGCGTTGGGGCCACCCTTGCGCAATCGCTAGAAAATTATGGCCACTCGGTCGCCGTTGTCGACCAGAATCCGGACTCGTTCCGCCGCCTGAGTCCAGACTTTGGCGGTAAGAAGGTAACGGGTATTGGTTTTGACCGCGACACGTTGATCCAAGCCGGGATCGAAGACTGCTATGCCTTCGCTGCAGTCTCTGACGGGGACAACTCCAACATTTTGGCTGCCCGCGTAGCTCGAGAGAGCTACGGGGTTCACCATGTAGTTGCCCGTATCTATGACACCCAGCGGGCGGAAATCTACCAGCGCCTCGGGATTTCTACGGTCGCCACCGTGCGGTGGACCTCGGACCAGGTCCTGCGCAGGATGCTGCCTCTGGGCGCAACCGACGAGTACCGGGACCCTTCCGGCAACGTTCGGTTAAGCCAGATCGATGTACATCCCAGTTGGTACGGCAAGTCCGTTGCCGCAATCGATGCCCGCACGGGTGCCCGGACTGCATTCGTGTCCCGGTATGGCACCGGCCAATTAGTGGACGCCACAACCGTGCTCCAAGAGGGTGACATTTTGCATGTCCTCATGCACGCCGCGGAGATCCCGACGATTGAGCGCATGTTGACGCACGGTTTCCAGGAGGTCCAAGAGTGAAAATTGTTGTCGCGGGGGCAGGTTCTGTCGGACGCTCAATCGCCCATGAACTGTTGGTCTCAGGCCATGCAGTGACCATCATTGACCGCCAGCCCTCGGCCATGCGGGTTGCCCAAGTTCCCGAGGCGGAGTGGATACTTGCCGATGCCTGTGAGTTGCGCACCCTGGATGAGGCCAACGTATCTGACTGTGACGTTGTCGTGGCAGCAACCGGCGATGACAAGGCGAACCTCGTTATTGCTTTGCTTGCAAAGACCGAATATGGCGTCCCACGCGTGGTGGCTAGGGTTAATCACCCTAAAAATGAGTGGATGTTTGATGACTCTTGGGGAGTCGACGTTGCGGTATCAACCCCGCGCATCATGACAGCGATGGTTGAAGAAGCCGTCGCGATTGGTGATCTGGTCAACATCTTTACGTTTCACCAGTCCGGAGCCGATATTCATGAGTTCACTATCCCCGCGGGCTCACATCTTATTGGCGCCAGCATTGGCAAGATTGTGTGGCCGGAAGACACCGTCTTGGCTGCGATTGTGCGCGGTGCCCAACCGCTCACGCCAGAACCCGATGACACTTTGGAGTCCGGTGACGAGCTGCTGTTTGTAACGAGCGCTAACGTCAGGCTGACTGATTTGCAGGAGATTCTGGTTGGCGAACAATCCGCCAAGTAAGCCATAAGACGAGCGCGAACAATGGCAAACCCATAACGAGGCGCGCGGTTCCAAGCGCCGCGATGAAGTCGGTTCCCGCCAAGTACAAGGGTCCTTGGACTCCAAGGCGCAGCGCAAACATGGCAACCCACAGCCACGTCACGATGGTGTATTTTTTCATCAAGATAGGGTCTTTGCGCCAAGCGGTTGGCCAGACAACGGCCGGGCTTTGCTCTTGCGTTGCAGTATCTGCGGGGTCAGACGCACTTTCCGATGCCTCAGCACCGGTTTGAGAGGTTAGCGGCGGTTGCGAGTCTTCCTTGCCGGCAGACGCGCCCAAGCCCGTCTTGAGCAGCTCGACCATGAGCCCCACCCCGGGCCACCGCAGCGCTAGGGACAGCCCCAGCCCTAGAATGTAAGCCAAGTTCACGAGCAAGCCCCAAACGTAAAAGTCTGAAGCATCGCCCGATTTCCACGCAATGAAGAGACCGATCCCGACCCCAAAGATGCCTGAAAAGGCCATGGTGACCGGCGTGCGCTGGATCAACCGAATAATTACCAGGAGCGCGGCTACAACCAGTGAGCTGATCAGGGCCGGAGCCAACTCCATCGTGGTGATGTAAACAACGAGGTAGATCAGGCCCGGTGCGGTAGCTTCAATTAGCCCGCGTAGGCCACCAACAGATTCCAGTGCACTGAACTCTTGGGCGGTCAACGAACGCACCCCCTGCTTTGGCTTGTCAGGGGTGGGAGTTGCGTGCGGGTCGGTCACTTGGATTCTCCGGTTTTTGCGTTGAGTTCATAACGTGGATTAAACATGACGGGCCGGCCATTTTGGATGGTCACTAACCCGGTGACCCGCATTCGGGAGCCCGGCTCGATCCCCGCAATTTTGCGGCGGCCCAGCCACACTAGATCGAGTGCGCCGGAACCATCGTAGAGCTCTACCTCAAGTGTTTGCGTCCCACTCTGGGGGCGCAGCACCAAGGACCGAACAATGCCGCCGTAGCTACCGTGCGACCGGTTCGTGGCCTCCGAAATTGGGGACACGCCCGCCTGTTCTTTTTGGACTTCGCGCTCCTGCGCCGCCTCAACCTGATCGGCTGAGGCGAACGCACTGCGCAAGAAAGTACCAAATTTCATCGCGGGTTCCCTACCGGTTGGCGGTTAGCCAATCTGGGTGATTTCAGGACCACGCTTGAGCGGATTACCAATTTCTGGAGCTGCCTCTTCCGGTAGCTGCGTTGGACGCACTCCTCCGGGTAGAGTTAATTCCAGAAGGTCCCGAGGCGCGCGCGCCTCATCGCCGCGAATTACCACAACGTTGCGGAAGATCGCTTCTAATTCCTTGGCTGCGGCCTTATCAAACGAGGCGCGGCCGCTGAAGACTCCGCGCAGGAACCAGCGCGGCCCGTCAAAACCAACAAAACGGGCTGGCTGGACACCGTCCTTGCCGTCAGGCATCTTGACTGGGAGCCGCACGAGGAGCTCGCGCCCGAGTTCACCTGGAACATCGTCGACCATCCCACCCTGCTTCTGGATGGACTGGGAAATTTCCTCCCGGATCTCATCCCAAATACCCTCCGTGCGGGGAGCCGCAAATGCCTGCAACTGTAGGATCGAACCGTTGAGCGCAACAGCCACTCCCGTGATCCGCTGCGTCTTCTTGTCCACCTCCATGCGCAGTTCAATGCCCTGCGCACCGGGTAGCCATATGGCACCGAGATCTAGACGCTGTTCCCGACCGGGAACATCAGCCACATCAAAGGGACCGGTTGTGGCCGGTTCGAGTTCCGGAACTTCCGCAACAGCTTCGTCGGTGGATACGGCATTTGTGGCTGCAGCTTCTTGCTCTTTACGCCGCTTTCGCCCAAAAAACACCACTGGAACTCTCCTTCAAGTTTTACCGGGGCCCTTGTTCTCCCCTTGTCACATGACAACACTAGTCGGTTCCGTGACCTTTTCGTAACACAAACCAACCTTCGACCTACATTAGGCGGTGCCTACTGCTGCGAAAACCCGCCGGATGAACCAAAACCGCCCTGTCCACGGTCCGAGCCGGGGAGTCGCTCCGCCTGTATGAATCGAGCTTTCGCGACCTGCTGAATCACCAATTGAGCAATTCGATTTCCACGCTTGAGACTGATCGGGGTCTTTGGATCACTGTTGTACAAGGCAACCTTGATCTCGCCGCGGTATCCGGCATCAATCGTTCCCGGGGCGTTGACAATCGTCAGACCCGCCTTCGCCGCAAGGCCCGAGCGCGGGTGCACAAACGCCACATAGCCGTTGGGGAGCGCCACGGAGATTCCGGTTGGCACAAGCTTGCGCTCAAATGGTGCCAATTCAACGTCCTGCGTGGTCACGAGGTCCGCGCCGGCGTCGCCGGGGTGGGCATATGCGGGCAGCTGAGCAACATCATCGAGCAAGGTAACGAGAACTTCTGGGGTATCAATATTCACCCCCACACAATAGCGGTTCCACGAACCCGTTGCATTTTCCGGCCGACTCATCAGAATTCATATTACTTTTGGGGACGAAAAAGCCTGCCACCAAAAAGATATTTGGCGCAGGCTAATTTCGTATGCTGATTTGAAAAATGCGTTTAGACGCATTCCGAGCAGATCGGCTGACCGTTCTTTTCTTCAGCAAGTTGGCTGCGGTGGTGCACTAGGAAGCACACGGAACAGGTAAATTCATCAGCCTGACGCGGGATAACCCGGACAGCCAATTCTTCTCCCGAAAGGTCCGCTCCAGGCAGTTCAAAGCCCTCTGCGGCATCCGTCTCGTCCTCGTCTACAACACCCGAGCTCTTGTCGGACCTACGCGCTTTCAGTTCCTCAAGCGAGTCCTCGCTAATGTCTTCTTCTGTCTTGCGCGGGGCATCGTAGTCAGTTGCCATATGCCAGTTCACACTCCGTTGCAGTTAGGTAAGGGAAGTAGCTCAGGGGTAAGAGTACTTGCTCCTGTAGATCTACAAAAACAAGCGATGCTTTATTCCCGACAAACTACTAGTCGCGTTGGGATTCTGCACTATTTTTCACCACAATGCATATCCTTAACACGGTGAGTCGGCCCACCATACCTCTAAAACCCATACAAACACACAGGTTACGCCGATAGTGAACCCGGTCCGGCGGCGTGGCGAATTTACCGACTAGCTCTCCAGTTCGCTATCAGCGTTTTGGCTGACCAAAATTTCTCGTAGTGCTCTGGCGGAAGGCTCCGGCCCTACGATTGTCA
It encodes the following:
- a CDS encoding DUF4193 domain-containing protein encodes the protein MATDYDAPRKTEEDISEDSLEELKARRSDKSSGVVDEDETDAAEGFELPGADLSGEELAVRVIPRQADEFTCSVCFLVHHRSQLAEEKNGQPICSECV